The genomic DNA TATGAAGTAAGGGAGGCGGTCGCCTTTCTGCTGTTCAATGAAAACGGCTTCCACACCTTTGAAAGAGAGTTTTTTGTTCAGGGGGTGCACCAGGATGACTTCGCCTTTGAGGCCGAAGCTGGCGGCTATTTTTCCTATATGAATGTAATCCATGTACTATCTTGTTTAATGCCGGCGAACTGTTTCATGCGCCAGGCTTCTTCCTGTTTCATGCGTGCCCGTGGGATGTGGTAACCAACAGAAGGTTACCAGGGTGGCCTGTGCCGGGAAAGGGCGGTGGCGGTATAGGGCATAGGGTAAAAATAAAAGTCCCAAACACTGGGTGCCTGGGACCTTTACAAGGGAACTATTGATACGATTAAGCTTCTGCAGGACCTTCAGCAGGCTGGTCGTTTCTTTGTACCCTTCTTACAGGAGGGCCAGAACGCCTGTTACGCTGAGAAGACCTCTTATGCTCTTCATTGCGCTGCTTCAGTTTTGCTTCATGTTCTTCGTGCCACTTCGCAAATTTAGTCATTGCGGTAGCTTCATCAAACAATCCCAGTTTAACACCTCTTAACAGGTGCTTCAGGTACAATACACCTTTGAAGGAAAGGATCCTGCGTACTGTATCGGTAGGTTGAGCACCTTTGTGCAACCATTCCAATGCTTTCTGACGGTCTAAACTGATAGAAGCGGGTACAGTCAGCGGGTTGTAAGTACCGATCTTTTGGATGAATTTACCATCCCTAGGTGCACGGGCATCAGCCACAACTATAAAGTAAAAAGGCCTTTTTTTACTCCCGTGTCTTTGTAATCTCATTTTTACTGCCATGTTAAATAGACATTTAAAGGCTAAACAAATTAGGTTAACGATTTTTATTCGGACGGCAAAACTAAGGGTTTGCCCAATATTATCCAAGTTAGTCTACCATTTTGGATATTAATTTTTCTCCCGTCCTGTGTAACAGGGAGATAGATATTATCTTCTCATGCCGGGCATTTTGCCCATCGGCATTTTGTTCATCATTTTCATCATCTGGCGCATCTGGTCGAATTGCTTCATGAAGGCGTTTACGTCG from Filimonas effusa includes the following:
- the rpsP gene encoding 30S ribosomal protein S16, which codes for MRLQRHGSKKRPFYFIVVADARAPRDGKFIQKIGTYNPLTVPASISLDRQKALEWLHKGAQPTDTVRRILSFKGVLYLKHLLRGVKLGLFDEATAMTKFAKWHEEHEAKLKQRNEEHKRSSQRNRRSGPPVRRVQRNDQPAEGPAEA